Proteins from a genomic interval of Betta splendens chromosome 10, fBetSpl5.4, whole genome shotgun sequence:
- the slu7 gene encoding pre-mRNA-splicing factor SLU7: MTEETSVSNEGIVGLDEPKKMTREDWRKKKELEEQRKLGNAPAEVDEEGKDINPHIPQYISSVPWYVDPTKRPTLKHQRPQAENQKQFSSIGEWYKRGVQETEVVTKFRKGACENCGAMTHKKKDCMERPRKVGAKYTGTAIAPDEHAQVQLDMDYDGKRDRWNGYDPEEHQRIVEEYAKVDLAKRTLKAQKLQDELASGKLDPTEREHDSEDEDEDKYADDIDMPGQNFDSKRRITVRNLRIREDTAKYLRNLDLNSAYYDPKTRAMRENPYSNTGMNPDEVGYAGDNFVRYSGDTITMAQTQLFAWEAYERGSEVHLQADPTKLELLHRSFKVKKEDFKEKQSESILEKYGGQEHLDAPPRELLLAQTEDYVEYSRHGAVLKGLEKAVARSKYEEDVLINNHTCIWGSYWKDGFWGYKCCHSMVKQSYCTGEAGIGTNNTDCVPFEEVLTEPQEEEQPKSLLDMHRDKMKEKKKKKKTKKNKKHDADSSDSEDEEKKKEKLKKALEAEDKRVKHVEAIMQLDERKRPYNSLQEVKAPTEEEIEAFRMKRSRPDDPMASFLGQ; this comes from the exons ATGACTGAAGAGACCAGCGTGAGCAATGAGGGGATCGTGGGCCTGGATGAGCCCAAGAAGATGAccagggaggactggaggaagaagaaggagttggaggagcagcgaaaACTCGGAAATGCTCCAGCTGAGGTGGACGAGGAGGGAAA GGACATTAACCCTCACATCCCACAGTATATTTCATCAGTCCCGTGGTATGTTGACCCAACTAAAAGACCCACATTAAAACATCAGAGACCCCAGGCTGAAAATCAGAAGCAGTTTTCATCTATTGGAGAGTGGTATAAAAGAGGTGTGCAAGAG aCTGAAGTTGTCACAAAGTTTCGAAAGGGAGCTTGTGAGAACTGTGGTGCCATGACACACAAGAAAAAAGATTGCATGGAG CGACCTAGAAAAGTTGGTGCGAAGTACACGGGCACAGCAATAGCTCCAGATGAACATGCACAGGTCCAGCTTGACATGGACTATGATGGGAAGCGGGATCGGTGGAATGGGTATGACCCTGAGGAACATCAGCGCATTGTGGAGGAGTATGCAAAGGTTGATCTG GCTAAAAGGACATTAAAGGCACAGAAGCTTCAAGATGAATTGGCCTCAGGAAAACTTGATCCAACT GAGCGGGAACAtgacagtgaggatgaggatgaagataaATATGCAGATGACATTGACATGCCTGGTCAGAACTTTGACTCCAAGAGGCGCATCACTGTCAGGAATCTGCGTATTCGAGAAGATACAGCTAAA TATCTGAGGAATCTGGATCTAAATTCAGCCTACTATGATCCAAAGACTCGAGCTATGAGAGAGAATCCATACTCTAATACTGGAATGAACCCTGATGA AGTGGGATATGCTGGAGACAACTTTGTTCGTTATAGTGGGGACACAATCACTATGGCTCAAACACAAT TGTTTGCCTGGGAGGCTTATGAGAGGGGCTCTGAGGTGCATCTTCAGGCTGACCCCACCAAGTTGGAGCTTCTGCATCGGTCCTTCAAGGTCAAGAAAGAGGACTTTaaagagaagcagagtgagAGCATCCTGGAGAAG taTGGAGGTCAAGAGCACTTGGATGCTCCACCCCGGGAGCTGCTGTTGGCCCAGACAGAGGATTATGTGGAGTACTCTCGCCACGGCGCTGTTCTGAAAGGACTTGAGAAAGCTGTCGCTCGCTCCAAGTATGAAGAGGACGTGCTCATCAACAACCACACT TGTATTTGGGGTTCTTACTGGAAGGACGGCTTCTGGGGATACAAGTGTTGTCACTCCATGGTCAAACAGAGCTACTGCACTGGAGAAGCTGGAATTGGAACA AACAACACAGACTGTGTTCCATTTGAAGAAGTACTAACTGAGCCACAGGAAGAGGAACAGCCCAAGTCGCTTTTGGAT ATGCATCGAGATAAgatgaaggaaaagaagaagaaaaagaagaccaAGAAGAATAAGAAACATGATGCTGACAGCAGTGATTCAGAGgatgaagagaagaagaaggagaagctgaaaaAG GCACTAGAAGCTGAGGACAAGCGGGTGAAGCACGTAGAAGCAATAATGCAGCTGGATGAGAGGAAGAGGCCGTACAATAGCCTGCAGGAAGTAAAGGCCCCCACTGAGGAGGAGATTGAGGCCTTCCGCATGAAGCGCAGCCGGCCAGATGATCCCATGGCTTCCTTCCTGGGACAGTGA
- the si:ch1073-44g3.1 gene encoding UPF0461 protein C5orf24 homolog has product MMHQVTGSSSGYCMSGLTQDCHPASHFDLCSTQSNKFYACPTNPGLSLAGLGPLSQGMQKAAACQVQDAQNDFQAQTVRIRGSDGAGPDGSKKKKGIVKSGRRGRPSGTTKSAGYRTSTGRPLGTTRAAGFKTSPGRPLGTTKAAGYKVSPGRPPGSIKNLARLKKLEFGCDAAKKHDFSHCSVSKKLDFTTCDIPPYPYTVLEKRDLCEHSDKVDESSD; this is encoded by the coding sequence ATGATGCATCAAGTGACCGGCAGCAGCAGTGGGTATTGTATGAGTGGACTGACACAGGACTGTCACCCAGCCAGCCACTTTGACTTATGTAGCACACAGTCCAACAAATTCTACGCCTGCCCTACAAACCCTGGTTTGTCTCTCGCCGGCCTCGGCCCCTTGTCGCAGGGCATGCAAAAGGCCGCCGCCTGCCAAGTGCAAGACGCACAGAACGACTTCCAGGCTCAGACAGTGAGAATCAGGGGCAGTGATGGTGCGGGGCCCGACGGctccaagaagaagaagggcaTAGTGAAGTCGGGCCGGAGGGGGAGACCATCGGGAACCACGAAGTCAGCCGGGTACCGCACCAGCACCGGGCGCCCGCTGGGGACCACCAGGGCGGCGGGTTTCAAAACCAGCCCGGGGAGGCCCCTGGGTACCACCAAGGCAGCGGGATACAAGGTCAGCCCCGGCAGGCCCCCAGGCAGCATCAAGAACCTAGCCCGGCTCAAGAAGCTGGAGTTTGGCTGTGACGCCGCCAAGAAACATGACTTTAGCCACTGCAGCGTTTCTAAGAAACTGGACTTCACTACCTGTGACATACCACCTTATCCATACACGGTGCTTGAGAAGAGAGACCTCTGCGAGCACAGTGACAAAGTAGACGAAAGCAGCGACTAG
- the nsd1a gene encoding histone-lysine N-methyltransferase, H3 lysine-36 specific, whose product MNQSYRPTVRVGSLYGSGQPELRPRNGLVGTSYGNQCGILKCGPEQQSPVQLPPPAFKQPGLRAYGPPEPPRCYSPLKRLQDLDPALGRRDPQRDPGARGRLDCASPISDDDEFEAPSVQLPPSPADDDDGGDADAFRLQVVRNGFSPRSPESVERCSPVTKHNLHFGSTLFDSSDVREEEEAYGRVASSGEGLPPPHRSPKLSQDRTVADSRSTCISGADERTYKPTVFNLMSKTISELNPTLSPSALPEITMRERWILSEESDSGGELLSPVDPGLVSPVGINSNSNSPKKKPPPALKYLKDDLVWAKFNRRPWWPCQITCDPKVGSHTKMKEPSPRPCRMYFLETIGQTVESSWVPGNVILPFEGGHQFEDLPVLRRRGKQKDKDYKYMIPKSLLTAWKISVAKAEYLLRVQHRNTERELPESINGEERVPSPVPNEKPREAPPFAAHPDRTPSPNRALGAHERHSGTDSAAKPSKSTACRKKKKCLSDIFGHIVGGSKEPPSASVVADKSHTTTTATITARDEPKDSPYADLDSVPILHRPRRTAESPARDVDRLLKEERRSPKATPKGAEPSGPSRVLPSESEESSSTREKLPCSSAEKHPVNFPASCRLMTRALKAEEETDLSDALATGRTSTFDDAPHAPTGAVASAHHSSPKRRARKPDKKHVRNGSLPPSKCTGSSAPGDRPVEVKTEAVVEDVAPSCFSSPSPVAAFQDVKELMFKSLADEDSGGSAASFRPDSNYKFSTFLMLLKDIHDTREKEGKPLTLPPSPVLIKEEPLVIPTSSGGHALNGSCDGFARGIKVEKGLSEKSPTAPNKAVKTKNRSKPIMRADTYYCKDLSAQSRISSADKQRRKQRLPAKLKLGRSGLSSGLSSGLSSGLHSGLSSELSDLAYGREFVSGHADLAGSSVTTDPTVSYLNRNPESTVAPKKRWQLHEEPAETKEEAVRGPSAEINGLHSTGASDQIDVNVKKQASDKNDPRSSAGQTGTKRRRRPTKRLLESAEEYEQIFISKTKTKKFILESLEMQTSGMTALPDVSATTGTFLSASPSIEPTGVLAEPSPSPTQEELSPVAPSVSPDTSQPPLDAETPEEPDLPPESDVGMTIQERKRPRKPSHRVLECAVEEVSPASPKKKEPKQHCGFTSEAKELIKKAQVGSLNEEMPVAEASSAPDAATQDSKGMDLLSGLAPNGPLSPRGSKTPKQEPEVEACSTEEKQSIHTVTLTPKPEVQPVGLNDTMSSQGDVKGKLGTLSSKENVCQVCERTGDLLVCDGHCYGAFHPHCIGLSAVPKGKFLCHDCKTGVHKCFVCKQPGEDVKRCIIPVCGKFYHSDCISTFSATQSTNKGFRCPLHVCLSCHVSNPLNVCSAKGRLTRCVRCPVAYHPNDNCMAAGSVVLANNSFLCPNHFTPRKGCKNHEHINVSWCFVCSEGGSLLCCEACPAAFHQECLNMEMPQGSWYCNDCRAGKRPRIKDILWVKYARYRWWPAEVCLARDVPDNILRMKHEVGEFPVQFFGSKDFVWTYQARVFPYMEGDTHNIEKMGKGADAVYKKALTEAAERFKELQAEREMKQLQEDRKNDKKPPPYKHIKVNRPVGKVQIITADLSEIPRCNCKITDENPCGVDSECINRMLMYECHPQVCAAGEQCQNQAFTKRQYTDVDIFRTLGRGWGLRAMLNIKKGAFISEYVGEVIDEEECRARIRHAQENDICNFYMLTLDKDRIIDAGPKGNQARFMNHCCQPNCETQKWTVNGDTRVGLFALQDIPQGVELTFNYNLECLGNGKTACKCGAPNCSGFLGVRPKNQPPAEKLKQKDGKRRVAVKKKARQEVTKEREDECFSCGDGGQIVSCKKPGCPKVYHADCLNLAKRPAGRWECPWHQCDICGKEAASFCEMCPSSYCKEHRDGMLFISKLDGKLSCSEHDPCGPDPLEPGEIREYVPNMTSMRPGATAVPVSPSVALNSNTASCSPTPISSSANQAASAQREPPPRLYINTKTATSSFVPSSRSYLADKTDGNLFSTPTSTKEEREHGELEDGEVCGIDMGEVEDDEDEDDFDDDDEEEEEEEGEEEEEEEEEDEAEMEIVEDGEDAPLYGGPLPEEGEEEDGGAVYDTWCDYNESGGGDDDDDGEELWEWGRVEDDDK is encoded by the exons ATGAATCAGTCGTACAGACCAACTGTTAGGGTGGGCTCGTTGTACGGTTCTGGCCAACCAGAGCTCAGGCCCCGCAATGGCCTCGTGGGCACTTCCTATGGAAACCAGTGTGGCATTCTGAAGTGTGGGCCCGAGCAGCAGTCGCCTGTGCAGCTGCCCCCTCCCGCGTTCAAACAGCCAGGTTTGCGGGCGTACGGCCCGCCCGAGCCGCCGCGCTGCTACAGCCCGCTGAAGAGGCTGCAGGACCTCGACCCGGCGCTCGGCCGCCGCGACCCGCAGCGGGACCCTGGCGCCAGGGGCCGCTTGGACTGCGCCAGCCCCATCAGCGACGATGACGAGTTCGAGGCGCCGTCGGTCCAGCTGCCCCCGTCCCCGGCAGACGACGACGACGGCGGCGACGCGGACgctttcaggctgcaggtcgTGAGGAATGGGTTCTCCCCCCGCAGCCCCGAAAGCGTGGAGCGCTGCTCCCCCGTCACCAAGCACAACTTGCATTTCGGGTCCACGCTGTTTGACAGCAGTGATgttagggaggaggaggaggcgtacGGGAGGGTGGCCAGCAGCGGTGAGGGGCTGCCGCCCCCCCACCGCTCCCCAAAGCTGAGTCAGGACCGAACTGTTGCGGACAGCAGGTCCACGTGCATCTCAGGAGCGGACGAGAGGACGTACAAGCCCACCGTCTTTAATCTGATGTCAAAGACTATATCTGAACTCAACCCTACACTAAGCCCCAGCGCACTGCCAGAGATCACTAtgagggagcggtggatcttgAGCGAAGAGTCCGACAGCGGCGGTGAACTTCTGTCCCCTGTTGACCCCGGACTTGTTTCACCAGTTGGCATCAACTCTAAT TCCAACAGCCCAAAGAAGAAGCCTCCCCCTGCACTGAAGTACTTGAAAGATGACCTGGTGTGGGCCAAGTTCAACAGAAGGCCCTGGTGGCCCTGTCAAATCACATGTGATCCAAAAGTGGGAAGCCACACTAAAATGAAAG AACCTAGTCCTCGTCCATGTCGGATGTATTTTCTGGAGACGATAGGGCAGACGGTGGAGTCCTCCTGGGTCCCGGGCAACGTCATTCTACCTTTCGAAGGCGGACATCAGTTTGAAGACCTACCTGTGCTTAGACGGAGAGGAAAGCAGAAGGACAAGGACTACAAGTATATG ATACCCAAAAGTCTTCTGACTGCGTGGAAAATCAGCGTGGCTAAAGCCGAGTACCTGCTCCGTGTTCAACACAGGAATACTGAACGGGAGCTCCCAGAATCCATCAACGGAGAGGAGCGCGTGCCCAGCCCCGTTCCTAACGAGAAGCCGCGGGAGGCGCCCCCGTTCGCCGCTCACCCCGATCGAACCCCGTCGCCCAACAGGGCCCTCGGGGCACACGAGCGCCACAGCGGCACAGACTCGGCAGCGAAACCCAGCAAGAGCACAGCTTGccggaagaagaagaaatgcttGTCAGACATTTTTGGACATATAGTTGGCGGATCAAAGGAACCGCCGAGCGCCAGCGTTGTAGCGGACAAGTCTCATACAAcgacaacagcaacaataacagcGAGAGACGAGCCAAAGGACTCCCCCTATGCCGACCTGGACTCGGTTCCGATCCTGCACCGACCTAGACGCACAGCGGAGTCCCCAGCACGGGACGTGGACCGGTTACTCAAAGAGGAGCGGCGTTCACCAAAAGCTACACCAAAAGGGGCCGAGCCCAGCGGCCCCTCGCGCGTCTTACCCAGCGAATCGGAAGAGAGTTCAAGCACCCGCGAGAAGCTACCGTGCAGTTCAGCTGAAAAGCACCCGGTGAATTTCCCCGCCAGCTGTCGCCTGATGACCCGGGCTTTGAAAGCGGAGGAGGAGACCGACCTCAGCGATGCGCTGGCCACAGGGCGAACGTCAACGTTTGACGACGCTCCTCACGCGCCCACCGGCGCGGTGGCGTCTGCACATCACAGCTCTCCGAAAAGGCGCGCGAGGAAACCTGACAAGAAGCACGTTCGCAATGGCTCCTTGCCTCCGTCTAAGTGCACGGGCTCAAGTGCGCCGGGCGACCGGCCCGTTGAGGTCAAGACAGAAGCCGTTGTGGAAGACGTAGCGCCGTCTTGCTTCTCGTCTCCGTCCCCCGTGGCCGCTTTCCAGGACGTCAAGGAGCTGATGTTCAAATCCCTTGCCGATGAGGACAGCGGCGGCTCCGCGGCTTCGTTTCGGCCCGATTCCAATTATAAATTCAGCACCTTCCTGATGCTGCTGAAAGATATTCACGACACGAGGGAAAAGGAGGGTAAACCCCTGACGCTGCCGCCGTCGCCGGTGCTCATTAAGGAGGAGCCGCTGGTCATCCCCACGTCGTCGGGAGGACACGCGCTCAATGGTTCATGCGATGGCTTCGCTCGAGGCATCAAGGTGGAGAAAGGACTGTCGGAGAAATCCCCAACAGCTCCCAACAAAGCTGTGAAGACCAAGAATAGAAGTAAACCCATCATGAGGGCTGACACCTACTATTGTAAGGACCTTTCAGCTCAGTCCAGGATCAGCAGCGCAGACAAACAGCGCAGAAAGCAAAGGCTTCCAGCCAAACTTAAACTTGGACGATCGGGCCTTTCCTCAGGCCTTTCCTCAGGCCTTTCTTCAGGACTTCACTCGGGCCTTTCCTCAGAGCTTTCTGACTTGGCGTACGGCAGGGAGTTTGTAAGCGGCCACGCTGACTTGGCTGGTTCCTCCGTCACTACTGATCCCACAGTCAGCTACCTCAATAGGAACCCGGAATCCACCGTAGCCCCAAAGAAGCGATGGCAGCTGCACGAGGAGCCCGCTGAGACTAAGGAGGAGGCCGTAAGGGGGCCGTCTGCCGAGATCAACGGGCTGCACAGCACAGGAGCGTCGGACCAGATTGATGTAAATGTCAAGAAGCAGGCGAGTGACAAGAATGACCCCCGCAGCTCAGCTG GGCAAACGGGGACCAAACGTCGCCGGAGACCAACCAAGAGGCTCCTGGAGTCGGCCGAGGAGTATGAACAGATATTTATTTCAAAAACGAAAACAAAGAAGTTCATCCTTGAGTCTTTAGAAATG cagaCCTCAGGGATGACGGCTCTGCCCGATGTCAGCGCCACCACAGGAACCTTTCTCTCGGCCTCGCCTTCTATAGAACCCACCGGGGTTCTGGCAGAGCCGAGCCCGAGTCCAACTCAGGAAGAGCTCTCTCCTGTAGCACCCTCAGTATCTCCCGACACGTCGCAGCCCCCCCTTGATGCAGAGACACCAGAAGAACCTGATCTACCTCCTGAATCGG ACGTGGGGATGACAATCCAAGAAAGAAAGAGGCCACGGAAGCCTTCACACAGGGTGCTGGAATGTGCCGTCGAAGAAGTGTCTCCTGCATCTCCCAAAAAGAAG gAGCCCAAACAACACTGTGGATTTACCTCGGAGGCGAAGGAGTTAATCAAAAAAGCTCAG GTTGGATCTTTGAATGAAGAGATGCCTGTGGCCGAGGCGTCCTCTGCCCCGGATGCTGCCACCCAGGACTCGAAGGGCATGGACCTCCTCAGTGGCCTGGCTCCAAACGGGCCTCTCAGCCCCAGGGGGTCCAAGACGCCGAAGCAGGAGCCAGAGGTGGAGGCCTGCAGCACTGAGGAGAAGCAAAGCATACACACTGTAACACTAACTCCCAAACCGGAG GTGCAGCCTGTCGGTCTGAATGACACCATGTCTTCCCAAGGGGACGTAAAGGGTAAACTAGGAACCCTGTCCTCTAAGGAGAATGTTTGTCAG gtgtgtgagaGGACGGGAGACCTGCTGGTGTGCGACGGCCACTGTTACGGAGCATTTCACCCTCACTGTATCGGTCTATCGGCAGTTCCCAAAGGGAAATTCCTCTGCCATGACTGCAAAACTG GTGTGCACAAGTGCTTCGTGTGTAAGCAGCCCGGCGAAGACGTGAAGCGCTGCATCATTCCGGTCTGCGGGAAGTTCTACCACAGCGACTGCATATCGACCTTCTCGGCCACGCAGTCGACTAACAAAGGCTTCCGCTGCCCTCTACACGTCTGTCTGTCCTGCCACGTTAGCAACCCCCTCAACGTCTGCAGCGCTAAGG GCCGCCTGACTCGATGCGTGCGCTGCCCTGTGGCCTATCACCCCAACGACAACTGCATGGCAGCGGGCAGCGTGGTGCTGGCAAACAACAGCTTCCTGTGTCCGAACCACTTCACTCCACGCAAAGGCTGCAAGAACCATGAACACATTAACGTCAGCTGGTGCTTTGTCTGCTCTGAAG GGGGCAGTCTGCTGTGCTGTGAAGCCTGTCCGGCTGCGTTCCACCAGGAATGTTTGAATATGGAGATGCCACAGGGCAGCTGGTACTGCAACGACTGCAGAGCAGGGAAGAGGCCGCGAATTAAGGACATACTGTGGGTCAAATACGCGCGTTACAG GTGGTGGCCGGCTGAAGTCTGTCTGGCCAGAGATGTCCCCGATAACATCCTGAGGATGAAACACGAGGTGGGGGAGTTCCCGGTGCAGTTCTTTGGCTCCAAAGATTTTGTGTGGACGTACCAGGCCAGGGTCTTCCCCTACATGGAGGGCGACACTCACAATATAGAGAAAATGGGGAAGGGTGCAGATGCAGTGTACAAAAAAG CTTtgactgaagcagcagagcgGTTCAAGGAGCTCCAGGCGGAAAGGGAAATGAAACAACTTCAGGAGGACAGAAAGAATGACAAGAAACCGCCTCCATATAAGCATATTAAG GTGAACCGGCCAGTGGGGAAAGTGCAAATCATCACGGCCGACCTGTCGGAGATCCCGCGCTGCAACTGTAAGATAACGGACGAGAACCCCTGCGGCGTGGACTCGGAGTGCATTAACCGCATGCTGATGTACGAGTGCCACCCTCAGGTGTGCGCGGCAGGGGAGCAGTGCCAGAACCAGGCGTTCACAAAGCGCCAGTACACGGACGTGGACATCTTCAGGACGCTGGGGCGCGGCTGGGGCTTACGCGCCATGCTCAACATCAAGAAG GGAGCTTTTATAAGTGAATATGTTGGAGAGGTAATAGATGAAGAAGAGTGTCGAGCCAGGATCAGACATGCCCAGGAAAATGACATCTGTAACTTCTACATGCTTACACTGGACAAG GACCGGATCATTGATGCTGGGCCCAAGGGCAACCAGGCTCGATTTATGAACCACTGTTGCCAGCCAAACTGTGAGACTCAGAAATGGACTGTGAACGGGGACACCAGGGTGGGGCTGTTTGCTCTGCAGGACATCCCACAGG GAGTGGAGCTGACGTTCAACTATAACCTGGAGTGTCTTGGCAATGGGAAAACGGCCTGTAAATGTGGGGCGCCCAACTGCAGTGGTTTCCTAGGAGTCCGGCCAAAG AATCAGCCACCAGCTGAGAAACTGAAACAGAAGGATGGGAAAAGGAGGGTCGCTGTGAAAAAGAAGGCCAGGCAGGAGGTGACCAAGGAGAGGGAAGACGAGTGCTTCAGCTGCGGCGACGGGGGGCAGATAGTGTCCTGTAAGAAGCCAGGCTGCCCCAAGGTTTATCATGCGGACTGTCTCAACCTGGCCAAGAGACCAGCAG GGCGGTGGGAGTGTCCGTGGCACCAGTGTGACATCTGCGGCAAAGAGGCTGCTTCGTTTTGCGAGATGTGCCCCAGCTCTTACTGTAAGGAGCATCGCGACGGCATGCTCTTCATCTCCAAGCTGGACGGCAAGCTGTCGTGCAGCGAGCACGACCCCTGTGGACCCGACCCGCTGGAGCCAGGGGAGATTCGGGAATACGTGCCCAACATGACCTCCATGAGGCCCGGGGCCACTGCTGTGCCTGTCTCTCCCTCCGTGGCCCTGAACTCTAACACAGCCAGTTGCTCTCCTACTCCTATCTCTTCCTCTGCAAACCAGGCTGCATCTGCCCAGCGGGAGCCGCCTCCACGTCTCTACATCAACACGAAGACTGCCACGTCGAGCTTCGTCCCATCCAGCAGATCTTACCTCGCAGACAAAACTGATGGTAATTTGTTTTCCACTCCTACCTCCACAAAAGAAGAGCGGGAGCATGGCGAGCTGGAGGACGGGGAGGTGTGTGGCATAGACATGGGAGAGGTGGAAgacgatgaagatgaggatgattttgatgatgatgatgaggaggaggaggaggaggaaggagaggaggaggaggaggaggaagaagaagatgaggCAGAGATGGAAATAGTAGAGGATGGTGAGGACGCGCCGCTGTATGGAGGTCCCCTGCCAGAGGAAGGcgaagaggaggatggaggagctgTTTATGACACTTGGTGTGATTACAATGAAAGTGGTgggggtgatgatgatgacgatggggAGGAGCTCTGGGAGTGGGGGAGAGTAGAAGACGATGACAAATGA
- the c1qtnf2 gene encoding complement C1q tumor necrosis factor-related protein 2 — MLQIRLMFCLLLVVISESVNLPSKKGRNITVPSSQLVCSLPGPAGPPGNPGAPGSPGTMGPMGPPGKDGPDGKDGEKGEKGERGEPGRTGNQGKPGVKGRDGVIGKAGPRGLKGLRGTPGGAGMRGQKGDTGDAGQQGAPGGCNCGGAARSAFSVAVTKSYPKERMPIRFSRILLNEGSHYNVSSGKFICAVPGVYYFTYDITLANKHLAIGLVHNGQYKIKTFDANTGNHDVASGSTVLHLQKSDQVWLQIFYSEQNGLFFDPFWTDSTFTGFLIYADHDFLSEADRNANAQNDSLKAVSPEDASVVPHF; from the exons ATGCTCCAGATAcgtctgatgttctgtttgcTGTTGGTCGTCATCTCCGAGTCTGTGAATTTGCCATCCAAGAAAGGGCGCAACATCACCGTCCCGTCCTCCCAGCTGGTCTGCAGCCTGCCTGGCCCAGCGGGGCCTCCAGGAAACCCGGGAGCCCCTGGGTCGCCAGGGACCATGGGCCCCATGGGTCCTCCTGGAAAAGATGGCCCCGATGGAAAGGATGGGGAGAAGGGCGAAAAGGGAGAAAGAG GGGAACCAGGCAGGACAGGGAACCAAGGCAAGCCAGGTGTGAAAGGCCGTGACGGCGTCATTGGCAAGGCTGGACCTCGAGGCCTGAAGGGGCTCCGAGGTACGCCCGGAGGGGCTGGAATGCGAGGACAGAAGGGAGACACGGGTGACGCGGGCCAGCAAGGAGCTCCCGGAGGCTGTAACTGTGGCGGTGCAGCCCGTTCGGCCTTCTCTGTGGCGGTGACCAAGAGCTACCCTAAAGAGCGAATGCCCATCCGCTTCAGCCGGATCCTGCTGAATGAGGGGAGTCATTACAATGTCAGCAGCGGAAAGTTCATCTGTGCCGTCCCTGGAGTCTATTATTTCACCTATGATATCACTCTGGCAAACAAGCACCTGGCCATCGGGTTGGTGCACAACGGACAGTACAAGATCAAAACGTTTGACGCAAACACAGGGAACCATGATGTTGCATCCGGCTCGAccgtcctccacctgcagaagTCAGACCAGGTCTGGCTGCAGATCTTCTACTCTGAACAGAACGGACTCTTTTTTGACCCTTTCTGGACGGACAGCACCTTTACTGGCTTCCTCATCTACGCTGACCACGACTTCCTTAGTGAAGCAGACAGAAACGCTAATGCCCAGAATGACAGTTTGAAGGCAGTCAGTCCGGAGGACGCAAGTGTGGTTCCGCACTTCTGA
- the atp5po gene encoding ATP synthase subunit O, mitochondrial: MAALMLGQQVRQFSTSVIRPAAKMVKPPIQVYGVEGRYATALFSAASKQNKLDQVEQELAKLSTLIKDPKISGVVMNPHVKRSIKQKTFTDALAKAKVSPITINLINVLADNGRLTLTGEVIAAFGKMMSAHRGEVICSVTTAQPLDEANLADLKAALKGFLQKGETIKLNTQSDPSILGGMIVSIGDKYVDMSTKTKIQKLTKLIRET; this comes from the exons ATGGCAGCGCTCATGCTAGGGCAGCAG GTTCGCCAGTTTAGCACGTCTGTGATCAGGCCTGCAGCAAAAATGGTCAAG CCTCCCATTCAGGTGTATGGAGTGGAGGGTCGATATGCCACTGCCCTGTTCTCAGCTGCCAGTAAGCAGAACAAACTGGACCAAGTGGAGCAGGAACTGGCAAAATTGTCT ACCCTGATCAAGGATCCCAAGATTTCCGGTGTTGTAATGAATCCCCATGTTAAGCGCAGTATCAAGCAGAAAACATTCACCGATGCTCTTGCAAAGGCTAAGGTTTCACCCATCACTATCAATCTCATTA atgtttTGGCAGACAATGGTCGTCTTACTTTAACTGGTGAAGTCATCGCTGCCTTTGGCAAAATGATGAGTGCTCATCGTGGAGAAGTCATCTGCTCTGTCACTACTGCACAG CCTCTGGATGAAGCTAATCTTGCTGACCTGAAGGCAGCCCTCAAAGGCTTTCTTCAGAAGGGTGAAACTATCAAGCTGAACACACAG TCTGATCCTTCAATCCTGGGTGGCATGATTGTCAGTATTGGAGACAAGTATGTTGACatgtcaacaaaaacaaagattCAGAAGCTGACCAAGCTAATCAGGGAAACTTAA